The following is a genomic window from bacterium.
GATGTCAGGCCTCAGCGACACGATCATCTCAACGTTGAGCGAGGCGAATCCGCCGACCTTCGGGAGTTTTTGGACAGCAGCGGGCGGGTAGTTGCTATAGCTGCTGACGCCTACGAGCTTCTCCCCAAGGCCGATGCCACACAGAATCTCGGTCAGATTCGGTGCGAGGGAAACAATACGCGAAACGTGAGCCGGCACGGTTATCAGCTTGCCCGATGCGTCTTGCATCCGGGATGCCTCCACCGCCTGCACCCAATAAGGGCGCACGAGGAGAACGATGCATACAGCGAGCAGAGATGCCCAATAGGCACATCGTGCGATGCACTTTTTCATGATGAAGAGCCTACAAATCAGGCACTAAATGTCAATATCGCCGGGGCGAGGCCGGACTTGTTCAACCATAACCGAAATGGTAGCTTCCGGCGCGATATGCAGGAACCAATTATCGGAATCACGATGGGAGACCCCGCGGGGATCGGGCCAGAGATTGTGCTCAAGGCGCACCTTGAACTTCTGAACCTGGAAAAAACTCTCAATAATGTCGTCATCGGCGATCTGGCGCTCCTTGAGGCTGTCGCTCAAGCGATGAGCTGCCAGGTGAGGCTTGTGAGAATCGAAGAGAGCGACGTGATCCGCATACCGCGCCTCGTGAGGGATGATCCCTCCGCCTTGTTCGTGATCGACCTTCAGAACGTCGAACAAGCTGCGCTCAATTATGGCAAGCCCGACATGTTCACGGGAAAAGCGGCGATAGACTACATCGTAACAGCGCTCAGATTCTGCAAGGCAGGCGCAATCTCAGCGATAGCGACTGCGCCTGTTTCCAAGAAAGCGATCTGCGACGCGGGTGTGGCCTTCACCGGTCATACCGGGCTTATCTCAAGTGCGATGGGCGTGCGCGACTTCGCAATGATGTTTGTCTGTGAGGCGCTTCGGGTTTTTCTTCTGACGACGCACATCCCCTTAGCAGAAGTCCATGACCATGTAACTGAGAGAAACGTCAAGCGACTCATCCTGCTCGCAGAGCGGACATTGACGATGTTTTTCGGTATCGAAAAACCCAAGATAGGAGTGTGCGGTCTCAATCCGCACGCCGGAGAGGGCGGCACAATCGGCAAAGAGGAGACAGCATCGATCATCCCGGCCATTGAGGCAGCAAAAAAAGAGGGCATCGATGCGCTGGGCCCGTTTCCCGCCGACGCGCTCTTTGCGCCTGAAAGCGCCCAGAGGTTTGACGCGATAATAGCCATGTATCACGACCAGGGGCTTATCCCTGTCAAGATCGCGGGCCTAAAACGCGCGGTGAACGTAACCGTCGGCCTGCCCATCGTCCGGGTCTCTGTCTCGCACGGGACCGCGAACGACATCGCCGGCAGATGGATTGCAGATGCCACGAGCATGGTCGAATCCCTCAAACTAGCCGATAGTATGGCCCGGACGCTGGCACAGTCCAGATGACCTCGCTCCACCGGCGTTCATGCCTACGATCTTCTCGTGCAGCAAAATCAATTGACTCGGAACGGCTCCGTCCGTATCTTAAATCTTTCTAAGGTAAATATCTAGAGCATTTCTGCGACATTTCGGAGGATATAAATGTCTCGTCGCCTGTTCTATCGAAGTTGGCTGCTCTTTCTCGTGGCGCTTTACGCAAGCATTGCCTGGGCACAGAACACGATACTTGTCCCTGACGATTACGCATCCATTCAGGAGGCGATTGACGCCTCGGCTGCCGGGGACACTATTTGGGTAGCGGGCAGCGAAACGCCCTACTGCGGAAACATCAAGCTGAAGGACGACATCACCCTCGAGGGGGAGGGGCCGGATACTACGACGATTCAGGGCGACAACTACTATCACGCTGTCGTGATGGCCAATAATACGACCCTGCGCGGTTTCACAATCATCGGGAACCCGTCGTGCGTATATTCAGAGGCATCCGGCGTCTTGGTGGAGGACAATGCTCTTCTCGGCCACTACTACGACATACAGGTGGAGGCAGGCTCAATAGATATCGTCAACAATAGCATCACAGGCGCCCCTCCTTTTATCGCGGTCTATTGCGCCAACTGCGCGGCCACAATCGAGAACTGCGACGTTCTCGGCGCCTACGCCGGCATGAAGCTGGAAAACTCGCACGTAGAGGTCTATCGCAGTGTGATCACTGGGACGGACAACGGGGTCAATGTGGAGTCGTGCTCCGGCTCCATTCTCAACAACTACATCTTGGATAACAAGTTCGACGCGGTGCACCTGGAGGGCTCAGAAGGCTTCATTGTCGCCAACAACGTGATCTTCGGAAAGGGCTACAATCTCGTTCGAGGCGCGTTCTGCTACGATTGCGCACCGATAATCGCCAACAACATCATCTCCGAGTGCCGGTTCGGGATAATGGCAGGGCCGGATGCGGCGCCGATGATCCTCTACAACAATTTATATAACAACAGCGACGGCAGTTACGTTGATTTCGATGGGAACGATTTTGTGCCGTCCCCGGGCCTGGGCGAGCTCGACGTGGACCCGGTTTTCGTCGCTCCAGACGATGCTGATTTCAGGCTGGCTGATGGTTCGCCGTGCATAGACGCTGGATATACTATTGAGGGTTATAGGGACCTCGACGGTTCGCCAACCGACGTGGGCGCCCACGGTGGGCCGAACTCCGGCTGGGTTGGGCGCACGGAGCCGCCGCGAATACGAGTGTGGGCAAACCGAGATGTCGTGGGTGCGGGAGATGAGGACCCATTCGTCGTTTCAGTGGGCTACACAAACCGGACCGGCGAGACGGTCGAGGTTGATAGATACGTGGCTGTGATGGCAGATTTCGGGCTGTTTTATCTCCCGTGGATGTCAGCTACACCCACGGCGGAGAGGATGTCTATCGAGCCGAGCCAGACTGAAGCGACAGAGGAGATTCTCTCGATCGAGGATACATTGACCATACCACTCGGCCAATACACGTTCTACGCGGCACTGGCGAGGCCAGGAACCTTTGACTTCTTCTCACCCATGAGCTCCTTCGTTGTGCAGCGTGTAAACAAGCCCGTCGCCAAGTTCACGGTTACGCCAACCGAGGCGGGAGTCGGAGAACAATTCCACTTCGATGCGAGCGAATCCTACGACATCGAGGACGCACTGGTAGTGCTCAAGATCAGATGGGACTGGGAGAACGATGGCGTATGGGACCAGGA
Proteins encoded in this region:
- a CDS encoding ABC transporter substrate-binding protein — encoded protein: MQDASGKLITVPAHVSRIVSLAPNLTEILCGIGLGEKLVGVSSYSNYPPAAVQKLPKVGGFASLNVEMIVSLRPDI
- the pdxA gene encoding 4-hydroxythreonine-4-phosphate dehydrogenase PdxA; translated protein: MFNHNRNGSFRRDMQEPIIGITMGDPAGIGPEIVLKAHLELLNLEKTLNNVVIGDLALLEAVAQAMSCQVRLVRIEESDVIRIPRLVRDDPSALFVIDLQNVEQAALNYGKPDMFTGKAAIDYIVTALRFCKAGAISAIATAPVSKKAICDAGVAFTGHTGLISSAMGVRDFAMMFVCEALRVFLLTTHIPLAEVHDHVTERNVKRLILLAERTLTMFFGIEKPKIGVCGLNPHAGEGGTIGKEETASIIPAIEAAKKEGIDALGPFPADALFAPESAQRFDAIIAMYHDQGLIPVKIAGLKRAVNVTVGLPIVRVSVSHGTANDIAGRWIADATSMVESLKLADSMARTLAQSR
- a CDS encoding right-handed parallel beta-helix repeat-containing protein; this encodes MSRRLFYRSWLLFLVALYASIAWAQNTILVPDDYASIQEAIDASAAGDTIWVAGSETPYCGNIKLKDDITLEGEGPDTTTIQGDNYYHAVVMANNTTLRGFTIIGNPSCVYSEASGVLVEDNALLGHYYDIQVEAGSIDIVNNSITGAPPFIAVYCANCAATIENCDVLGAYAGMKLENSHVEVYRSVITGTDNGVNVESCSGSILNNYILDNKFDAVHLEGSEGFIVANNVIFGKGYNLVRGAFCYDCAPIIANNIISECRFGIMAGPDAAPMILYNNLYNNSDGSYVDFDGNDFVPSPGLGELDVDPVFVAPDDADFRLADGSPCIDAGYTIEGYRDLDGSPTDVGAHGGPNSGWVGRTEPPRIRVWANRDVVGAGDEDPFVVSVGYTNRTGETVEVDRYVAVMADFGLFYLPWMSATPTAERMSIEPSQTEATEEILSIEDTLTIPLGQYTFYAALARPGTFDFFSPMSSFVVQRVNKPVAKFTVTPTEAGVGEQFHFDASESYDIEDALVVLKIRWDWENDGVWDQDWTFTKTAHHSYSTPGPKTIKLEVRDLQGYIGSTSGQVTVTQ